A window of the Radiobacillus deserti genome harbors these coding sequences:
- a CDS encoding GNAT family N-acetyltransferase, translating to MRWQKSTELNMVKNNLLAWKVICIFPFAVNPNYRGKLAQEHYNRFLEEVGNHGVHIVRCLTSPVNKQSIAYHTSVGFVIVKGDKVVDGVSVYSNYDGKGVDRVLFAKRLGAKR from the coding sequence ATGCGATGGCAAAAATCTACCGAATTAAATATGGTGAAGAATAACCTTCTGGCCTGGAAGGTTATTTGTATATTTCCGTTTGCTGTTAATCCGAATTATCGTGGAAAATTAGCACAAGAGCATTATAATCGTTTCTTAGAAGAGGTAGGAAATCATGGTGTACATATCGTTCGCTGTCTAACGTCTCCAGTCAATAAGCAATCCATAGCTTATCATACGAGCGTTGGATTTGTGATTGTAAAGGGGGATAAGGTGGTGGATGGAGTTTCGGTTTACTCTAATTATGATGGAAAAGGTGTCGATCGGGTTTTGTTTGCGAAGAGGTTGGGAGCTAAGCGTTAA
- a CDS encoding GNAT family N-acetyltransferase, whose protein sequence is MTKLTAITNEDMKSISDLYRQTWKKEDPSVEERFRRHATYEGYKGLILKSNEEPVGFVYGYTSQKGQYYNELLRKALSNTEQSQWLEDCLEVVELVVLPEERRSGRGALLMTKLMEEVKHKTAILTTQVDNYAARGLYEKLGWHVVKEPFFPNTEEAYVVLGKKL, encoded by the coding sequence ATGACCAAGCTTACTGCGATAACCAATGAGGACATGAAGTCTATTAGCGACTTATATAGACAAACCTGGAAAAAGGAAGATCCTTCTGTAGAGGAGCGATTTAGGCGCCATGCAACATATGAAGGATATAAGGGACTGATTTTAAAAAGTAATGAGGAGCCGGTTGGATTTGTATATGGATACACGTCGCAAAAAGGTCAATATTACAATGAATTGCTTCGAAAAGCACTTTCAAATACAGAACAATCCCAATGGTTGGAAGATTGTTTGGAAGTAGTTGAATTAGTGGTTCTGCCTGAGGAGAGAAGAAGTGGGAGAGGAGCCCTGCTTATGACCAAGCTCATGGAAGAAGTAAAGCACAAAACCGCGATACTCACCACACAGGTAGATAATTATGCTGCTCGAGGGTTGTATGAAAAATTGGGTTGGCACGTGGTCAAAGAGCCCTTTTTTCCTAATACGGAGGAAGCTTATGTTGTTTTAGGAAAGAAGCTTTAA
- a CDS encoding helix-turn-helix transcriptional regulator gives MNNQEVADILQFSAHTVKNHVTNIFKKLIVTDRMNAMAKIYRIKYGEE, from the coding sequence TTGAACAACCAGGAGGTTGCAGACATCCTTCAATTTAGCGCACACACAGTGAAAAACCATGTAACCAATATTTTTAAAAAGCTCATTGTAACGGATCGAATGAATGCGATGGCAAAAATCTACCGAATTAAATATGGTGAAGAATAA
- a CDS encoding aldo/keto reductase encodes MERVQLAEDLSFSRVIHGLWRLNEWNHAPEDTLDLIEYCLELGITTFDHADIYGGFLNEELFGKGLALKPELRNKMELVTKCGIVFPSPRRPQYKSHHYNTSKKHIIESVEHSLKNLHTDFIDTLLIHRPDPFMDPAQVAEAFTELKQEGKVRYFGVSNFKQHQFNMLQSYLDFDLITNQIEVSAYELENFDDGTINLCQEKGIAPMAWSPLAGGRIFSSEDEKAKRLRAALTKVAEELHADGIDQVLYAWLLVHPANIMPIVGSGKKDRIKKATEAVHLNLSLDQWFEILHASMGHEVP; translated from the coding sequence ATGGAACGAGTTCAGCTTGCAGAGGACTTATCTTTTTCTCGTGTCATCCATGGTTTGTGGCGATTAAATGAGTGGAATCATGCTCCTGAAGACACATTAGATTTGATAGAGTATTGCTTAGAGTTAGGCATCACAACATTTGATCACGCTGATATTTACGGTGGATTTCTAAATGAAGAACTTTTTGGGAAAGGCTTAGCTTTAAAGCCAGAATTACGAAACAAAATGGAACTAGTTACGAAGTGCGGGATTGTCTTCCCATCTCCACGTCGACCACAGTACAAATCTCATCATTATAATACGAGTAAGAAACATATTATAGAATCTGTGGAGCATTCCTTAAAGAATCTTCACACGGATTTTATTGACACACTTCTAATCCATCGTCCAGACCCGTTTATGGATCCTGCACAAGTGGCAGAAGCTTTCACAGAATTAAAGCAAGAAGGTAAAGTACGTTATTTTGGTGTATCTAACTTTAAACAGCATCAATTCAATATGCTTCAATCCTACTTAGATTTCGACCTTATCACCAATCAGATTGAGGTATCTGCCTATGAATTGGAAAACTTTGATGATGGTACGATTAATCTATGTCAGGAAAAAGGAATTGCACCGATGGCTTGGTCTCCTTTAGCTGGTGGAAGGATTTTCTCAAGCGAGGACGAGAAGGCGAAACGTTTGCGAGCAGCCTTAACAAAAGTAGCTGAAGAACTCCATGCAGACGGAATTGATCAAGTATTATATGCATGGCTACTTGTTCACCCTGCTAATATTATGCCAATCGTCGGTTCTGGGAAAAAAGATCGAATTAAAAAGGCAACAGAGGCAGTCCACTTAAACCTATCTTTAGATCAGTGGTTTGAAATATTACATGCATCTATGGGACACGAGGTGCCGTAA
- a CDS encoding bifunctional 3,4-dihydroxy-2-butanone-4-phosphate synthase/GTP cyclohydrolase II, producing the protein MFQTIERALQELKEGKVIIVVDDEARENEGDFVVLAEHATPAVVNFMATEGKGLICTPLDSATAKKLQFHPMVSQNTDTHQTAFTVSVDYKATHTGISAFERAQTIEKMLDSEATPEDFKRPGHVFPLVAKEWGVLERPGHTEAAVDLARLSGSKPAGVICEIMNPDGTMARLPELMEVAQKFDLSIITIKDLIMYRKQHDVLIKKEEDIHLPTRYGDFKLAAFIDRVTGKEHLALYKGVFQEHEPVLVRIHSECLTGDVFGSHRCDCGPQLEKALQQIESEGRGVLLYMRQEGRGIGLLNKLKAYKLQEQGLDTVEANLQLGFGEDERDYAISVQMLKAMGIKKLRLLTNNPRKIASMKEYGLEVTKREAIEISVNRNNENYLKTKKDKLDHLLHL; encoded by the coding sequence ATGTTTCAAACGATAGAGCGAGCGTTACAAGAGCTAAAGGAAGGAAAAGTAATTATTGTCGTAGATGATGAGGCTCGGGAGAATGAGGGAGATTTTGTTGTCCTGGCAGAGCATGCCACTCCGGCTGTTGTTAACTTTATGGCCACAGAAGGGAAGGGATTAATTTGTACGCCTCTAGATTCCGCAACAGCGAAAAAGTTGCAGTTTCATCCGATGGTGTCTCAAAATACAGATACACATCAAACGGCTTTTACTGTTAGTGTGGACTACAAAGCGACACATACAGGAATAAGTGCTTTTGAACGTGCACAAACGATAGAGAAAATGCTGGATTCTGAAGCAACTCCAGAGGACTTTAAACGACCGGGACACGTTTTCCCACTAGTGGCAAAAGAATGGGGTGTATTAGAGCGACCAGGTCATACAGAGGCTGCAGTTGATTTGGCAAGGTTATCAGGTTCGAAGCCAGCTGGGGTAATTTGTGAAATTATGAATCCTGACGGGACGATGGCTCGTCTTCCAGAATTAATGGAGGTAGCGCAAAAATTTGACCTCTCGATTATTACCATTAAAGATCTCATTATGTATAGGAAACAACATGATGTTCTAATAAAAAAGGAAGAAGACATTCATTTGCCAACAAGATATGGAGATTTTAAACTAGCTGCTTTTATCGATCGAGTGACTGGTAAAGAGCATCTTGCTTTATACAAAGGAGTCTTTCAAGAGCATGAACCTGTTTTGGTGCGTATTCATTCGGAGTGCCTAACAGGTGATGTATTTGGCTCTCACCGATGTGATTGCGGACCACAATTGGAGAAAGCTCTGCAACAGATAGAATCAGAAGGTCGTGGAGTCCTTTTATATATGCGCCAAGAAGGCAGAGGAATTGGACTATTGAACAAGCTAAAAGCTTATAAACTTCAAGAACAGGGATTGGATACCGTGGAAGCGAATCTTCAATTGGGTTTTGGAGAAGATGAACGCGACTATGCGATAAGTGTTCAAATGCTAAAGGCAATGGGTATCAAGAAGCTTCGTTTGCTAACAAATAATCCAAGGAAGATAGCTAGTATGAAGGAGTATGGACTAGAGGTCACCAAAAGAGAAGCAATAGAAATCTCAGTGAACAGAAATAATGAGAACTATTTAAAGACTAAAAAAGATAAGCTTGATCACTTATTGCATTTATAG
- the ribD gene encoding bifunctional diaminohydroxyphosphoribosylaminopyrimidine deaminase/5-amino-6-(5-phosphoribosylamino)uracil reductase RibD, which translates to MTKEEYMGVALSLAEATIGQTSPNPSVGAVLVKDGRIVGMGTHLKHGHEHAEVYAIRQAGKAARNSDLYVTLEPCSHHGKTPPCVDLIIKQNIRKVYVACTDPNPQVAGKGIERLRQSGIEVEVGIQETRARELNRKFFHFIQTNKPYVTLKVAMTLDGKTATADGDSKWITSKDARLDVHRERDIHDAILVGVNTILQDNPQLTTRLPQGGKHPIRIILDTNLRIPKYAQVLVDQQAPTWIFCGKNANADAFTKEYPYVRVFSLDSEQVELDAVLECLGEERIQSLYVEGGSTIHGQFVAEKLINECHWYIAPKLLGGADAISSVGGASPEKMSEALDLEFGSVKQIGSDLKVIARLKEAR; encoded by the coding sequence ATGACAAAAGAGGAATATATGGGAGTCGCTCTGTCTTTAGCAGAAGCCACTATTGGTCAAACGAGTCCGAACCCGAGCGTAGGTGCAGTACTTGTAAAGGATGGCAGGATTGTTGGGATGGGTACACATCTTAAACATGGACATGAGCACGCGGAAGTATATGCGATTCGTCAAGCAGGTAAAGCTGCGAGAAACTCGGACTTATATGTCACGTTGGAACCGTGTTCTCATCACGGAAAAACTCCACCATGTGTAGATCTAATCATCAAACAAAACATTCGGAAGGTGTATGTCGCTTGTACAGATCCTAATCCTCAGGTTGCTGGTAAGGGTATTGAAAGGTTAAGGCAGTCTGGAATAGAGGTAGAAGTCGGCATTCAGGAAACAAGAGCAAGGGAATTAAACCGCAAATTTTTTCACTTTATTCAAACGAACAAACCGTATGTCACACTGAAGGTAGCGATGACGTTGGATGGAAAGACAGCAACTGCAGATGGTGATAGTAAATGGATTACATCCAAAGATGCTAGGTTAGATGTACATCGTGAAAGAGATATTCATGACGCTATTTTAGTAGGTGTAAATACGATCCTTCAGGATAACCCTCAATTAACCACCAGATTGCCCCAAGGTGGTAAACATCCCATTCGAATTATTTTGGATACAAATTTAAGAATCCCAAAGTATGCCCAAGTTCTAGTTGATCAGCAAGCACCAACATGGATTTTTTGTGGTAAAAACGCTAATGCGGACGCTTTTACAAAGGAATATCCGTATGTAAGAGTCTTTTCACTTGATTCAGAGCAAGTGGAATTAGACGCGGTTTTAGAATGTCTAGGAGAAGAACGTATTCAATCCTTATATGTCGAAGGTGGTAGTACCATTCATGGACAGTTTGTAGCCGAAAAACTAATAAATGAGTGCCATTGGTATATAGCGCCTAAGCTCTTAGGTGGTGCAGATGCTATATCTTCTGTTGGAGGGGCATCACCAGAAAAGATGAGTGAAGCATTGGACTTGGAATTTGGATCTGTAAAACAGATAGGAAGTGACTTAAAGGTTATTGCTCGATTAAAGGAGGCTAGGTAA
- a CDS encoding GNAT family N-acetyltransferase produces the protein MVIVRDAHVNDVPEMTDIYNNAVRTTTATFDLEEQTADERQMWFHSFNDQYPLIVAEFNGHVVGYCSLSPYRSKPAYAKTVELSVYIAPNHRGNGVGSILLEEIIKRAKKLGYHTILGGVTEGNKRSMRLHEKFGFENVGCLKEVGFKFGNWQDVHFYQLILK, from the coding sequence TTGGTAATTGTTAGAGATGCACATGTAAATGATGTTCCAGAAATGACGGATATTTATAATAACGCAGTCCGAACGACTACGGCTACTTTCGATTTGGAAGAACAAACCGCCGACGAGCGTCAAATGTGGTTCCATAGTTTTAATGATCAGTATCCATTAATTGTTGCAGAATTTAATGGCCATGTTGTTGGCTATTGCAGTCTAAGTCCTTATCGCTCTAAGCCAGCATACGCTAAAACAGTAGAGCTCTCCGTTTATATTGCTCCTAACCACAGAGGGAATGGAGTAGGGAGTATATTACTTGAGGAAATTATTAAGCGCGCTAAAAAGCTCGGTTATCACACCATTCTAGGAGGTGTAACAGAAGGCAATAAACGAAGTATGAGACTACATGAAAAGTTCGGCTTCGAGAATGTAGGGTGTTTAAAAGAAGTAGGATTTAAATTCGGCAATTGGCAGGATGTACACTTTTATCAGCTCATTTTAAAATAA
- the sda gene encoding sporulation histidine kinase inhibitor Sda, whose protein sequence is MPIWSNELDGWSLFVVHPIFSKSTVRFPFFKMEAGDRILDYLSDRVLIESYKHAVELGLSEEFLHLMREELRKRNIFLILLKQKEE, encoded by the coding sequence TTGCCTATTTGGTCTAATGAATTAGATGGATGGTCATTATTTGTCGTTCATCCTATTTTTTCAAAGTCGACAGTCCGTTTTCCCTTCTTTAAAATGGAAGCAGGGGACCGAATTTTGGACTATTTATCGGACAGAGTACTCATTGAATCTTATAAACATGCGGTTGAATTAGGTTTAAGTGAAGAATTTCTACATCTAATGCGAGAAGAGCTACGTAAACGTAATATTTTTTTAATCCTTCTAAAACAGAAAGAGGAATAA
- the ribH gene encoding 6,7-dimethyl-8-ribityllumazine synthase, which produces MSHVFEGNLVGTELKIGIVVGRFNEFITSKLLGGAEDALRRHGVNEEDISVAWVPGAYEIPLVAKKMAESKNYDAIVTLGTVIRGSTSHYDYVCNEVSKGVASVSMEQNLPVIFGVLTTENIEQAIERAGTKAGNKGAEAAVAAIEMANLMKSL; this is translated from the coding sequence ATGAGTCATGTATTCGAAGGGAACTTAGTAGGGACAGAATTAAAGATAGGGATTGTCGTTGGTAGATTTAATGAATTTATTACAAGCAAATTACTAGGTGGTGCAGAAGATGCCTTAAGGCGACATGGAGTAAACGAAGAAGATATTTCCGTAGCCTGGGTACCCGGAGCATATGAGATTCCTTTAGTAGCGAAAAAAATGGCAGAATCCAAAAATTATGATGCAATCGTTACACTAGGGACGGTTATCAGAGGCTCTACGTCACACTACGATTATGTATGTAATGAGGTATCAAAAGGGGTAGCGAGTGTATCTATGGAACAAAATCTGCCAGTTATATTCGGGGTGTTAACAACGGAAAATATCGAGCAAGCAATTGAACGGGCAGGAACGAAGGCAGGTAATAAAGGTGCGGAAGCAGCAGTAGCAGCGATTGAAATGGCTAATTTAATGAAGTCTCTATAG
- a CDS encoding alpha/beta fold hydrolase — translation MGYYVAVEPGVNIYVEDVNPTGRKTILFVHGWPANHHLFEYQFNVLPAMGYRCIGIDIRGFGKSDKPFGNYTYNQLANDVRVIVEVLGLHDFTLAGHSVGGAIVTRYMAKHQGFGVAKLALIGAAAPSVTKRSYFPGGIEKKEVTKLIHGVYEDRPAMLVNFTEKFFYQPISKPFSDWFLQLGFAASGYATAKVAKTFRDEELFHDLSHILVPTLILHGKHDEVCRPALATALHKGIKQSKLVWFEHSGHGLFWEERDKFNRELAEFVR, via the coding sequence GTGGGATATTACGTGGCGGTGGAGCCAGGGGTGAACATTTATGTAGAGGACGTGAACCCAACTGGAAGGAAGACCATTCTATTTGTTCATGGCTGGCCAGCTAATCACCATTTATTCGAATATCAATTCAATGTGTTGCCCGCTATGGGGTACCGCTGCATAGGAATTGATATCCGAGGCTTCGGCAAGTCCGATAAACCTTTTGGGAATTATACGTATAATCAATTAGCAAATGATGTTCGAGTTATTGTTGAGGTACTCGGCCTGCATGACTTCACGTTAGCTGGTCATTCGGTTGGTGGAGCGATTGTAACAAGATACATGGCCAAACATCAAGGATTTGGGGTTGCGAAGCTTGCTTTAATTGGAGCGGCAGCACCTAGTGTAACAAAACGGAGTTACTTTCCAGGAGGCATCGAAAAGAAGGAAGTCACAAAGCTGATCCATGGGGTCTATGAAGATCGACCAGCCATGCTCGTAAATTTCACCGAAAAGTTCTTTTATCAGCCTATTTCAAAGCCATTTTCAGATTGGTTTTTGCAACTGGGATTTGCAGCTTCCGGGTATGCAACGGCTAAAGTAGCAAAAACGTTTCGAGATGAAGAACTATTCCACGATCTCTCTCATATTCTCGTTCCAACGCTTATTTTACACGGAAAGCATGATGAAGTCTGTCGCCCTGCATTAGCAACTGCATTACATAAAGGCATTAAACAATCCAAGCTTGTCTGGTTTGAACATAGCGGTCATGGATTGTTTTGGGAAGAACGAGATAAGTTTAATAGAGAGCTTGCAGAATTTGTCCGATAA
- the ribE gene encoding riboflavin synthase has product MFTGIVEEKGKVKTLIRSHQSLSLTIDASKVLGDLVIGDSVAINGVCLTVTSFTSGSFTVDVMPETFRATSLATLKRGSTVNLERAMSASGRFGGHFVSGHVDVVGEIMQVWREDIALYVYIKVPHDELRYLTYKGSICVDGTSLTVFGVKEDGFVISLIPETQRATILGEKNQGDVVNVEYDMLAKYMERFLTFRDKKNDRITMSQLQEFGFMD; this is encoded by the coding sequence TTGTTTACAGGTATTGTGGAGGAAAAAGGGAAGGTGAAGACTCTAATTCGAAGCCATCAATCATTATCCTTAACGATTGATGCAAGCAAAGTGCTAGGGGACTTAGTCATTGGAGATAGTGTAGCAATAAACGGCGTTTGTCTCACTGTAACAAGCTTTACTTCTGGTTCGTTTACTGTAGATGTCATGCCTGAAACATTTCGTGCAACCTCGCTCGCAACACTTAAAAGAGGATCAACTGTTAATTTGGAGCGAGCTATGTCTGCATCTGGAAGATTTGGTGGGCACTTTGTCTCAGGACATGTAGACGTCGTAGGAGAAATTATGCAGGTGTGGCGAGAAGATATAGCTTTGTATGTGTATATTAAGGTTCCGCATGACGAACTTCGTTACTTAACTTACAAGGGATCGATCTGTGTAGATGGAACATCTCTAACTGTATTTGGTGTAAAAGAGGATGGGTTTGTAATCTCTCTTATACCGGAAACGCAAAGAGCAACCATTCTTGGAGAAAAGAATCAAGGTGATGTTGTAAATGTGGAATATGACATGCTAGCAAAATATATGGAGCGATTCCTTACTTTTCGGGACAAAAAGAATGACCGCATTACGATGAGCCAGTTACAAGAATTCGGATTTATGGATTAG